The following proteins come from a genomic window of Chiroxiphia lanceolata isolate bChiLan1 chromosome 16, bChiLan1.pri, whole genome shotgun sequence:
- the PERCC1 gene encoding protein PERCC1 isoform X2 yields MAAGVIQPLAELRLPSPFPHGLLLPTHPEPDFHNLSEEEEEEEEEEEEEEEVEAAEENVRPEPAISSTAETTLRLLKFSELISCDIQRYFGRRGREEAAGTQPVPKDCESPQSTGAQPEAPRGSPGAAHRLGPLAELFEYGVHRCLSPRAAGGRTQRLERKYGHITPMHRRKLPPSFWKEPGPASLLHTGTPDFSDLLANWTVEPGPELPCAVRELPLELGRPGLEAEPFTGL; encoded by the coding sequence ATGGCTGCAGGTGTCATCCAGCCCCTGGCCGAGCTGCGCCTGCCCTCGCCCTTCCCACACggcctcctgctgcccacacaccCTGAGCCTGActtccacaacctctctgaggaggaggaggaagaagaggaggaagaggaggaggaggaggaagtggaggcagcagaggagaacGTGAGGCCAGAGCCAGCCATCTCCAGCACTGCCGAGACCACCCTGCGGCTCCTCAAGTTCTCGGAGCTCATCAGCTGTGACATCCAGCGGTACTTCGGGcggaggggcagggaggaggccGCCGGCACCCAGCCCGTGCCCAAGGACTGCGAGTCACCCCAGAGCACCGGGGCCCAGCCCGAGGCCCCGCGGGGCAGCCCGGGGGCCGCGCACAGGCTGGGGCCGCTGGCCGAGCTCTTCGAGTACGGCGTGCACCGCTGCCTGTCCCCGCGCGCGGCCGGCGGCCGGACACAGCGGCTGGAGAGGAAGTACGGCCACATCACCCCCATGCACCGCAGGAAGCTGCCGCCCTCCTTCTGGAAGGAGCCAGGCCCCGCCAGCCTTCTCCACACCGGCACCCCCGACTTCAGTGACCTCCTGGCCAACTGGACCGTGGAGCCAGGGCCGGAGCTGCCGTGCGCCGTGCGGGAGCTGCCGCTGGAGCTGGGTCGCCCGGGGCTGGAGGCCGAGCCCTTCACcgggctgtga
- the PERCC1 gene encoding protein PERCC1 isoform X1: MAGRQRQGVIQPLAELRLPSPFPHGLLLPTHPEPDFHNLSEEEEEEEEEEEEEEEVEAAEENVRPEPAISSTAETTLRLLKFSELISCDIQRYFGRRGREEAAGTQPVPKDCESPQSTGAQPEAPRGSPGAAHRLGPLAELFEYGVHRCLSPRAAGGRTQRLERKYGHITPMHRRKLPPSFWKEPGPASLLHTGTPDFSDLLANWTVEPGPELPCAVRELPLELGRPGLEAEPFTGL; this comes from the coding sequence GTGTCATCCAGCCCCTGGCCGAGCTGCGCCTGCCCTCGCCCTTCCCACACggcctcctgctgcccacacaccCTGAGCCTGActtccacaacctctctgaggaggaggaggaagaagaggaggaagaggaggaggaggaggaagtggaggcagcagaggagaacGTGAGGCCAGAGCCAGCCATCTCCAGCACTGCCGAGACCACCCTGCGGCTCCTCAAGTTCTCGGAGCTCATCAGCTGTGACATCCAGCGGTACTTCGGGcggaggggcagggaggaggccGCCGGCACCCAGCCCGTGCCCAAGGACTGCGAGTCACCCCAGAGCACCGGGGCCCAGCCCGAGGCCCCGCGGGGCAGCCCGGGGGCCGCGCACAGGCTGGGGCCGCTGGCCGAGCTCTTCGAGTACGGCGTGCACCGCTGCCTGTCCCCGCGCGCGGCCGGCGGCCGGACACAGCGGCTGGAGAGGAAGTACGGCCACATCACCCCCATGCACCGCAGGAAGCTGCCGCCCTCCTTCTGGAAGGAGCCAGGCCCCGCCAGCCTTCTCCACACCGGCACCCCCGACTTCAGTGACCTCCTGGCCAACTGGACCGTGGAGCCAGGGCCGGAGCTGCCGTGCGCCGTGCGGGAGCTGCCGCTGGAGCTGGGTCGCCCGGGGCTGGAGGCCGAGCCCTTCACcgggctgtga